A single window of Granulicella mallensis MP5ACTX8 DNA harbors:
- a CDS encoding septal ring lytic transglycosylase RlpA family protein → MKKLRADLGRRAATFAMMALASLLMAGCHHRTTVAYQPPPPPVNSHRSTTSTASTEPPIDLKKEASSAPKGFFDDTSGRPVFTEEGTASWYGTIYHHHAAADGTIFDQNEMTAAHRTLPMGSTVRVTNLATGQQVLVRITDRGPFAPGRVLDLSMGAAKAVGIYRAGVAKVKVEAFAHASPDPEGRWCVQTGAFKTEGDALDLKAGLLHRYNTAKVTEFSGPTGFWVRIDPVQHSKTQAAEIADWIGTPDPAALPYLVRLD, encoded by the coding sequence ATGAAGAAACTGCGCGCAGACCTTGGCCGCAGGGCGGCAACGTTCGCCATGATGGCGCTTGCTTCTCTCCTCATGGCGGGGTGTCACCATAGGACGACCGTTGCTTATCAGCCTCCGCCGCCACCCGTGAACTCGCATCGTTCGACTACGAGCACGGCCTCCACCGAACCGCCCATCGACCTCAAAAAAGAGGCCTCCAGCGCTCCTAAGGGCTTCTTTGACGACACCAGCGGCAGGCCTGTCTTTACCGAAGAGGGCACCGCAAGCTGGTATGGCACGATCTATCACCACCACGCTGCCGCCGACGGCACGATCTTCGACCAGAACGAGATGACCGCCGCTCACCGCACTCTGCCGATGGGCTCAACGGTGCGCGTGACCAACCTTGCCACCGGCCAACAGGTGCTGGTCCGGATCACCGATCGCGGGCCGTTTGCGCCCGGCCGCGTACTGGACCTCTCCATGGGTGCAGCTAAAGCCGTTGGGATCTATCGTGCGGGCGTGGCGAAGGTGAAGGTTGAGGCCTTTGCTCATGCAAGCCCCGACCCCGAGGGCAGGTGGTGTGTGCAGACCGGCGCGTTCAAGACAGAGGGCGATGCACTCGACCTAAAGGCCGGACTGCTGCACCGGTACAACACGGCAAAAGTCACCGAATTCTCCGGCCCCACCGGCTTCTGGGTGCGGATCGACCCAGTGCAACACAGCAAGACCCAGGCC
- the bamA gene encoding outer membrane protein assembly factor BamA, with protein MVIFTGTRVSGSSLISTSQPVRARSSRIRIPVTALTALATMALIPALTPALRAQVQAQPQFSGAQAGPQILCQTQVIGNRRIPKESILARLFSRPGDPFDPVVVERDFNSLWNTSYFDDVRIERVNEANCVQLIVYVREKPTIREMNFKGLNAVTISDVYDRWKKEKVGLTVESQFDETRVKRAEVVLQEMLGEHGHQFAVIKTEIKTIPPAAVALTFNIKEGPTVKVGKIVFQGNQQLNARELRASMKNLKPIGIPHSIFLEDLLPRTFDASKLDEDAERVRGAYRDKGYFKALTGEPQTNVRNAGGINPFTLRPSTGKRVDILIPVEEGARYRLGGITFTGNKEYTNKKALRAQFAQKDGEYFNATLFGKGIEALRKAYGEGGFINMVGTPTPRVDEAKKLVYLDVDIDEGKKFYVSRIEFSGNTITRDKVIRREILIEEGQVYNSRLVDLSLLRLNQLNYFDTLKAEQDVETRQNADAGTVDLLLKLKEKGKNSIGLNGGLSGLSGSFIGLNYETNNFLGLGETLNVTANIGDLSRTLSLGFNEPYLRNKPISLGMQVFSSKSDFNPAKAASLTGTVAGSNQANQQQSLSSNYNQSSTGFTISTGTPLRKLFRRSGVARVGVTYSLSRSGITTFSDTTRNVFQSLAFRSGIAGSSQLTGIITSKITPSFSFSTLDRAQGPHHGKDFNIAFEVAGVGGNTKYYAPTATYRQFFPMKGLRMDREGHNVLGYRIQLSNVAGFGGQVAPPFNRIYGGGENEVRGFDIRSSSPYTFIPTRVLFNLTNPDGTLVPRDPTNATLGNVQIPLPIYRLAPIGGDTSLTSNVEYRIPIVNQVTFAVFTDFGLTFDTEKSQLRQSVLGQSILNTPLYGCPEVINGACFGGQKVTFPLDLATVPHTNIVPRMSNGAELQVILPIVNAPFRIYYAYNPLRLYRNLPQQLAVTPQQFQQLFPTNLGAGQFTYQQALQLYGADYVLREPRKTFRFTVATTF; from the coding sequence GTGGTTATCTTTACCGGAACGCGAGTGAGCGGAAGCTCTCTGATCAGTACGTCCCAGCCTGTGCGCGCGCGCTCGAGCCGCATTCGCATTCCAGTCACCGCGCTTACAGCGTTGGCGACGATGGCCTTGATTCCAGCTCTCACACCCGCACTTCGAGCGCAGGTGCAGGCCCAGCCGCAGTTCAGCGGAGCGCAAGCAGGCCCGCAGATCCTGTGCCAGACGCAGGTCATCGGTAACCGCCGCATCCCCAAGGAGTCCATCCTGGCGCGGTTGTTCTCGCGGCCTGGAGATCCCTTCGATCCCGTCGTGGTCGAACGCGATTTCAATTCGCTCTGGAACACCAGCTACTTCGACGATGTGCGCATCGAGCGCGTCAATGAGGCAAACTGCGTTCAGCTCATCGTGTACGTGCGCGAAAAGCCCACCATTCGCGAGATGAACTTCAAGGGCCTGAACGCCGTTACCATCTCCGATGTGTACGACCGCTGGAAGAAAGAAAAAGTCGGTCTCACCGTCGAGAGCCAGTTCGATGAAACGCGCGTCAAGCGTGCGGAAGTCGTCCTGCAGGAGATGCTCGGCGAACACGGACATCAGTTCGCGGTCATCAAGACCGAGATCAAGACGATTCCTCCAGCAGCCGTTGCGCTGACCTTCAATATCAAGGAAGGCCCTACCGTAAAGGTGGGCAAGATCGTCTTCCAGGGAAATCAGCAACTCAACGCGCGTGAACTCCGCGCCTCGATGAAGAACCTGAAGCCCATCGGCATTCCGCACTCGATCTTCCTCGAAGATCTTCTGCCTCGCACCTTCGACGCCAGCAAGCTGGACGAAGATGCAGAGCGCGTGCGCGGAGCCTATCGCGACAAGGGTTACTTCAAAGCACTGACCGGTGAGCCGCAGACCAACGTCCGCAATGCCGGCGGTATCAATCCCTTCACGCTGCGTCCTTCTACCGGCAAGCGCGTCGACATCCTGATCCCCGTCGAAGAAGGTGCTCGCTATCGTTTGGGCGGCATCACCTTTACCGGCAACAAGGAATACACCAACAAGAAGGCCCTGCGTGCGCAGTTCGCGCAGAAGGACGGCGAGTACTTCAACGCCACGCTCTTCGGCAAGGGCATTGAAGCATTGCGCAAGGCCTATGGCGAGGGCGGCTTCATCAACATGGTCGGCACGCCGACCCCGCGTGTCGATGAAGCCAAAAAGCTCGTCTATCTCGATGTCGATATCGACGAAGGCAAGAAGTTCTACGTCTCGCGCATCGAGTTCTCGGGCAACACCATCACCCGCGATAAGGTCATCCGCCGCGAGATCCTCATCGAAGAGGGCCAGGTCTACAACAGCCGTCTCGTCGATCTCTCGCTGCTGCGCTTGAACCAGCTCAACTACTTCGACACGCTGAAGGCTGAGCAGGACGTGGAGACACGCCAGAACGCTGACGCCGGCACGGTCGACCTGCTGTTGAAGCTGAAGGAGAAGGGCAAGAACTCCATCGGCCTGAACGGCGGACTCAGCGGTCTTTCCGGCTCCTTCATCGGCCTCAATTACGAGACCAACAACTTCCTCGGACTGGGCGAGACCCTGAACGTAACCGCTAACATCGGCGATCTGTCGCGCACCCTGAGCCTGGGCTTCAATGAGCCCTATCTGCGCAACAAGCCGATTTCGCTGGGTATGCAGGTGTTCAGCAGCAAGTCCGACTTCAACCCAGCCAAGGCCGCCTCTCTTACCGGCACCGTGGCAGGATCGAATCAGGCGAACCAGCAACAGTCGCTATCGAGCAACTACAACCAGTCCTCGACCGGCTTTACCATCTCAACGGGCACGCCGTTGCGCAAGCTGTTCCGTCGTTCGGGCGTGGCCAGGGTCGGTGTCACCTACTCCCTGTCGCGTTCAGGCATTACGACCTTCAGCGATACGACGCGCAACGTCTTCCAATCGCTGGCATTCCGTTCCGGTATCGCAGGATCGAGCCAACTGACCGGCATCATCACCTCCAAGATCACTCCCAGCTTCAGCTTCTCGACGCTGGACCGGGCACAGGGACCGCACCACGGCAAGGACTTCAACATTGCGTTCGAGGTAGCAGGTGTTGGTGGAAACACCAAGTACTACGCGCCAACCGCAACCTACCGCCAGTTCTTCCCGATGAAGGGCCTAAGGATGGATCGTGAAGGACACAACGTCCTGGGCTATCGCATCCAGCTCTCCAACGTCGCCGGCTTCGGCGGTCAGGTTGCACCACCCTTCAACCGTATCTATGGCGGCGGCGAGAACGAAGTACGCGGCTTCGACATCCGTTCGAGCTCACCGTATACCTTCATCCCGACGCGGGTATTGTTCAACCTCACTAACCCCGACGGCACGCTGGTTCCGCGCGACCCGACCAACGCCACACTGGGCAACGTGCAGATCCCCCTGCCTATCTATCGTCTGGCTCCCATCGGCGGCGATACCAGCCTTACGTCGAACGTCGAGTATCGTATCCCGATCGTCAACCAGGTGACGTTTGCTGTCTTCACCGACTTCGGCCTGACGTTCGATACGGAGAAGTCGCAGCTACGCCAGAGCGTGCTCGGCCAATCGATCCTCAACACGCCGCTCTATGGCTGCCCTGAGGTCATCAACGGTGCCTGCTTCGGCGGACAGAAGGTGACCTTCCCGCTCGACCTGGCCACGGTGCCCCATACAAACATCGTCCCGCGTATGTCGAACGGCGCCGAGCTGCAGGTCATCCTGCCGATCGTCAACGCACCGTTCCGCATTTACTACGCTTACAACCCGCTACGTCTCTACAGAAACCTGCCACAGCAGTTGGCTGTAACGCCGCAGCAGTTCCAGCAACTCTTCCCCACCAATCTGGGTGCGGGTCAGTTCACCTACCAGCAAGCCCTGCAACTCTACGGTGCGGATTACGTACTGCGAGAGCCACGTAAGACCTTCCGCTTTACCGTCGCAACGACGTTCTAA
- the xrtJ gene encoding exosortase J — MSSLSSIFPERFRPQVAVAYASVCAAVGLLSIYGSVQALLEIWRTDALKSIGMVVPIICFALILRAWRSIGWETEGSWWGFAVLATSSILMFLRDQMLLIVTVNKDWLLQLPPLPLVAVVYATGMVLLFGGKRLLRAAWFPILLMWAVIPVPQTFSHFVDLPLQHAGASVARGFAQLIGAKLSTVDLNILFAPRFGMFIAPGCDGLRGSITLGLTAIVVGYVYRFRWFVFAPLVLGAVLLGYVFNLLRLCSLVVYDRIAVSFPALQAHEQLADHIVGACLFLLAAFLFFTTIEKLRRTPEDVNAAPPEEKPSRGPVAVPYLAKVVAILILSTVFGLEAMHTARVDAMAVKSAATPPPMPQHIGNFSLVRSWAEGLVDGTVVYVWGEYEAPGDAPGVAGTHVSLGISPELGVHDAEVCHIARGENPTWHGQIESPSTQGPVDLTAATYNDGLTQKLEASTVCDGGACRQYSQTSQHVTLVYAKPHRGLPLQADATRPVPVLLKIETSDTSSPVSSIEPKLAAGLQEFLKSADLVGLTVPYSRR, encoded by the coding sequence GTGTCTTCTTTGTCGAGCATCTTTCCAGAGCGATTCAGGCCGCAAGTCGCCGTCGCGTACGCCTCAGTGTGCGCGGCGGTAGGCCTATTAAGTATCTACGGTTCCGTACAGGCCCTGCTTGAGATCTGGCGAACCGACGCCCTTAAATCGATAGGAATGGTCGTTCCCATCATTTGCTTCGCCCTTATTTTGAGGGCCTGGCGATCCATTGGGTGGGAGACCGAAGGCTCCTGGTGGGGTTTCGCAGTTCTGGCAACCTCCTCCATCCTCATGTTTCTTCGCGATCAGATGCTCCTGATCGTAACTGTTAACAAAGACTGGCTGCTGCAACTGCCACCGCTTCCACTGGTAGCAGTGGTTTATGCGACCGGCATGGTATTGCTCTTCGGTGGAAAGCGCCTTCTGCGTGCCGCCTGGTTCCCCATCCTTTTGATGTGGGCCGTTATCCCTGTCCCCCAGACCTTCAGCCATTTTGTCGATCTCCCGCTTCAGCATGCCGGGGCCTCTGTCGCACGCGGTTTTGCCCAGCTCATTGGCGCAAAGCTCAGCACCGTGGACCTCAATATCCTGTTCGCTCCCAGGTTTGGGATGTTCATCGCCCCCGGATGCGACGGTCTGCGCGGATCGATCACCCTGGGACTCACGGCGATCGTCGTTGGCTATGTCTACCGCTTTCGCTGGTTCGTGTTCGCTCCCCTGGTGCTCGGTGCGGTCCTGCTGGGATACGTCTTCAACCTGCTGCGCTTGTGCAGCCTAGTGGTCTATGACCGGATCGCGGTCTCCTTTCCTGCACTGCAGGCCCATGAACAGTTGGCCGATCACATCGTAGGCGCCTGCCTGTTTCTGCTGGCGGCGTTCCTGTTCTTCACCACCATTGAGAAGCTGCGCCGCACGCCGGAAGATGTGAACGCTGCGCCGCCGGAAGAGAAGCCGTCACGCGGCCCGGTGGCAGTGCCCTACCTCGCAAAGGTGGTGGCCATCCTGATCCTGTCGACGGTCTTCGGCCTTGAGGCGATGCACACCGCCCGCGTCGACGCGATGGCCGTGAAGTCCGCGGCCACACCTCCTCCCATGCCCCAGCACATCGGCAACTTCTCGCTAGTACGCTCCTGGGCTGAGGGTTTGGTCGACGGAACCGTAGTCTACGTGTGGGGCGAGTACGAGGCGCCGGGAGATGCCCCCGGAGTTGCCGGGACGCATGTCTCTCTTGGGATCTCTCCGGAGCTGGGCGTGCACGATGCCGAGGTCTGCCACATCGCCCGGGGCGAGAACCCAACCTGGCACGGACAGATCGAATCGCCATCTACGCAGGGACCGGTCGACCTAACCGCCGCGACCTATAACGACGGCCTGACGCAAAAGCTGGAGGCCTCCACCGTATGCGATGGCGGGGCCTGCAGGCAGTATTCGCAGACCAGCCAGCATGTAACCCTGGTGTACGCCAAGCCGCACCGCGGACTACCGCTCCAGGCCGACGCGACGCGCCCCGTCCCCGTGCTGCTGAAGATCGAAACCTCCGATACAAGCTCCCCCGTGAGCTCAATCGAACCCAAGCTGGCGGCCGGACTGCAGGAGTTCCTGAAGAGCGCGGATCTTGTCGGCCTGACTGTTCCCTACAGCAGACGCTAG
- a CDS encoding PExPT-CTERM protein — protein sequence MKKTFLFATLALAFMAAMPMHAQSVLTGCTDTPENPTLILAGLSGGAYAVSALRTRLRARRKSDQK from the coding sequence ATGAAGAAGACCTTTCTGTTCGCGACCCTTGCCCTCGCCTTCATGGCAGCTATGCCAATGCATGCACAATCCGTGCTGACCGGCTGCACGGACACACCAGAGAATCCTACCCTGATTCTGGCAGGCCTCTCCGGTGGCGCGTACGCCGTATCCGCACTCAGGACGCGTCTTCGCGCCCGCCGCAAGTCAGATCAAAAGTAA
- the frr gene encoding ribosome recycling factor: MASAMASIVALKGVYEELKSRMDKTAEDFRANLLSVRTGRASVHMLDNVKVDYYGTETAIAQVAQVTTPEANLIVVQPWEQSLVQAIEKAIRTSSQGFNPMHDGKIIRVPIPPMTEERRREGIKQLAGVLEDHKTSIRNIRRDGNETVKKAAKDKLISADDEKRANEEIQQLTDSQIKRVEDLFKAKEKEVMTL; this comes from the coding sequence ATGGCATCGGCAATGGCGAGCATAGTCGCACTGAAGGGCGTGTACGAGGAGTTGAAGTCGCGCATGGACAAGACTGCGGAAGACTTCCGCGCCAACCTGTTGAGTGTCCGTACGGGCCGGGCTTCCGTTCATATGCTCGATAACGTCAAGGTTGACTACTATGGTACGGAGACTGCGATTGCGCAGGTTGCGCAGGTCACCACGCCTGAGGCCAACCTGATCGTCGTCCAGCCATGGGAGCAATCCCTGGTACAGGCGATCGAAAAGGCCATCCGCACCAGCAGTCAGGGATTCAATCCCATGCACGACGGCAAGATCATCCGTGTGCCCATTCCGCCGATGACCGAGGAGCGCCGCCGCGAGGGGATCAAACAGCTCGCCGGGGTGCTCGAAGATCACAAGACCTCCATCCGCAATATCCGTCGCGATGGCAATGAGACGGTGAAGAAGGCCGCCAAGGACAAGCTGATCTCGGCTGACGACGAAAAGCGCGCCAATGAAGAGATTCAGCAGCTTACGGACTCTCAGATCAAGCGCGTTGAGGATCTCTTCAAAGCGAAGGAAAAAGAAGTGATGACGCTGTAG
- the folP gene encoding dihydropteroate synthase yields the protein MAAVYIYNSQMTFAPRPHFDWRLRTRTLALGERTLIMAIVNLTPDSFSGDGVARQDTGQMTAAGIAAAVAAVDSGADIIDLGAESTRPSSEPLSSEEEQLRLLPVLEGLLRERSQAIVSVDTYHAATARNAALMGAEIINDVSGLLWDKAMVTTVASAHCGLLLMHTRGRPQDWRALPPLTPEEVVPLVQEGLREQLMVAQSAGISREHIVIDPGFGFGKLGRDNFALLAGLHQLSKLGYPLLAGVSRKAFLGEAVRAVQPAGLPLAEARRTATIAANVAAILNGAHILRVHDVQQAREAAAVADAVKQGLGHRG from the coding sequence ATGGCCGCAGTCTACATCTACAATTCGCAGATGACCTTCGCCCCGCGTCCACACTTTGACTGGCGGCTCCGCACCCGAACGCTCGCACTGGGCGAGCGAACGCTGATCATGGCGATCGTCAACCTGACGCCCGACAGCTTCTCCGGCGACGGCGTCGCCCGGCAGGACACAGGCCAGATGACTGCCGCCGGAATCGCCGCAGCCGTCGCGGCGGTCGACAGCGGCGCCGACATCATCGATCTTGGCGCGGAGTCGACGCGGCCCAGCTCCGAGCCACTCAGCTCCGAAGAGGAACAACTGCGCCTGCTGCCCGTTCTCGAGGGCCTATTACGGGAGCGCTCCCAGGCGATCGTCTCCGTCGATACGTACCACGCGGCCACGGCACGGAACGCAGCCCTTATGGGAGCTGAGATCATCAATGATGTCTCCGGCCTGTTATGGGATAAAGCCATGGTTACGACCGTCGCCTCCGCACACTGCGGCCTGCTGCTGATGCATACCCGCGGCCGTCCGCAGGACTGGCGCGCCCTGCCCCCTTTGACTCCGGAAGAGGTCGTTCCCCTGGTGCAGGAGGGACTGCGGGAGCAGCTCATGGTGGCCCAGTCCGCCGGCATCTCCCGGGAACATATCGTCATCGATCCGGGATTCGGCTTCGGCAAGCTGGGCCGGGACAACTTCGCGCTGTTGGCGGGTCTTCACCAACTCAGCAAGCTTGGTTACCCTCTCCTGGCCGGGGTTTCTCGCAAGGCCTTTCTCGGTGAGGCGGTGCGTGCCGTCCAACCGGCAGGCCTGCCCCTCGCCGAGGCACGCCGTACTGCAACCATCGCCGCAAACGTCGCCGCCATCTTGAATGGAGCGCACATTCTGCGTGTGCACGATGTGCAGCAGGCAAGAGAAGCTGCGGCAGTAGCAGATGCGGTAAAGCAGGGATTAGGGCACAGGGGTTAG
- the dacB gene encoding D-alanyl-D-alanine carboxypeptidase/D-alanyl-D-alanine endopeptidase, translating to MRASCSLVFALGLVAGLTASAQTPSIVPPPIVHPAFPTGPGTPLGATIEALLADPAVSRAHWGIAVTTLDGVPLYGLDEGKLFRPASNNKLFTTTAAMALLGPDRTFETRLYGKLDEATGVVNGDLVLAGGGDANFGADNLPYVAPAQRAKDKVKPPALHDLEALADQLVAKGVKRVTGRIIGDDTLFPWEPYAEGWEADDLVWGYGAPVSALTISDNELRLTITPRKAIKPADGPADRAAIVELEQNGVPYYSVQSEVTTGEAHTPSLGVQVEHAPGSRVLRVYGELAEDARPDVEYIAIDDPAVYAAMALRGMLLERGIAVVGEARGEHRPVVDGRGFSSVLHAPGGQEEATFNAGPTGESCESLWPQEEVLASHTSATLAEDVIFTDKVSQNLHAELLLHHLGQHVSCGQGSTVGGARMVRAFLLHAGLDGDDFVFYDGSGLSTHDLVAPRATAQLLAYAAKQPWFSRWKPALPVGGEDGSLAARFADPPLKDHVFAKTGTLGESRALSGYLDGASGRQVIFSIVVDDHSPQSSADRVAMDKIVAAIAAAE from the coding sequence ATGCGTGCCTCTTGCAGTCTTGTGTTTGCCCTGGGTCTCGTTGCCGGTCTCACGGCCTCCGCCCAAACGCCCTCCATCGTTCCGCCGCCTATCGTTCATCCCGCATTCCCGACGGGACCGGGCACGCCTCTGGGAGCGACGATCGAAGCCCTGCTGGCCGATCCTGCCGTCTCCCGCGCCCACTGGGGGATCGCTGTTACGACGTTAGACGGCGTGCCGCTCTATGGTCTCGACGAGGGCAAGCTGTTTCGTCCGGCGTCGAATAACAAGCTCTTCACCACGACGGCTGCCATGGCGTTGCTTGGCCCGGACAGAACCTTCGAGACACGTCTCTATGGCAAGCTCGACGAGGCTACCGGCGTAGTGAACGGCGACCTCGTGCTGGCCGGCGGAGGCGATGCGAACTTTGGAGCGGACAACCTGCCGTATGTGGCCCCCGCCCAACGGGCAAAGGACAAGGTAAAGCCGCCCGCTCTCCACGATCTGGAAGCGTTGGCCGATCAACTCGTGGCCAAGGGCGTGAAGCGCGTCACAGGCAGGATCATCGGCGACGATACGCTGTTTCCGTGGGAGCCCTATGCGGAGGGTTGGGAGGCCGACGATCTGGTGTGGGGCTATGGCGCTCCTGTCAGCGCGCTCACAATCTCGGATAACGAACTGCGTCTGACCATCACTCCTCGCAAGGCGATCAAGCCGGCAGATGGGCCGGCGGATCGGGCGGCGATCGTGGAACTCGAACAGAATGGCGTGCCCTATTACAGCGTGCAATCCGAGGTGACGACCGGGGAGGCGCACACTCCCTCGCTGGGGGTACAGGTCGAACATGCGCCGGGCTCTCGTGTGTTGCGGGTCTATGGAGAACTGGCTGAGGATGCCAGGCCGGATGTCGAGTACATCGCTATCGACGACCCCGCGGTGTATGCGGCGATGGCCCTGCGCGGCATGTTGCTGGAACGGGGCATTGCTGTCGTCGGTGAGGCCCGGGGAGAGCATAGACCGGTGGTCGATGGGCGGGGGTTCTCGTCCGTTCTGCATGCGCCCGGTGGGCAGGAAGAGGCTACATTCAACGCTGGACCGACGGGCGAATCCTGCGAATCCTTGTGGCCGCAAGAGGAGGTCCTGGCCTCGCATACGTCCGCGACGCTGGCCGAGGACGTGATCTTCACCGACAAGGTCAGCCAGAACTTACATGCGGAGTTGCTGTTGCATCATCTCGGGCAGCACGTCTCCTGTGGTCAGGGATCGACGGTTGGAGGCGCGCGCATGGTGCGTGCTTTTCTGCTGCACGCGGGGCTCGATGGAGACGACTTCGTCTTCTACGATGGCTCGGGCCTGAGCACCCATGATCTCGTTGCGCCGCGTGCGACCGCGCAGCTATTAGCTTACGCGGCAAAGCAGCCATGGTTTTCGCGATGGAAGCCCGCGTTGCCAGTGGGCGGCGAGGACGGATCGCTGGCCGCGCGCTTCGCTGATCCGCCGCTCAAAGATCATGTCTTCGCGAAGACGGGGACGCTGGGCGAGTCGCGGGCGCTTTCGGGGTATCTCGACGGCGCAAGCGGGCGGCAGGTTATTTTTTCTATTGTGGTGGACGATCACTCGCCGCAGAGTTCGGCGGATCGGGTTGCGATGGACAAGATCGTTGCGGCCATTGCTGCTGCGGAGTGA
- a CDS encoding DUF2251 domain-containing protein, which yields MDSLTFKPGDAFLSSDSPAVPWTAVFEDEGESGYFYACDRSQETQEHSIMDAMLVYNISSFKEPDREYIASVQWSRDGQQCVLYIDGSAQALIDFARKLSFCRTNFPNFLEQSGEIWRKNSHAWDEEAIRRFEAAIYT from the coding sequence ATGGATTCGTTGACCTTCAAACCCGGTGATGCCTTTCTCTCCTCCGACTCGCCCGCCGTTCCCTGGACGGCCGTCTTTGAGGACGAAGGCGAAAGCGGATACTTCTACGCCTGCGACCGTTCCCAGGAGACCCAGGAACACAGCATCATGGACGCGATGCTGGTCTACAACATCTCCTCGTTCAAAGAGCCCGACCGCGAGTACATCGCCAGTGTGCAGTGGTCGCGGGACGGCCAGCAATGCGTGCTGTACATCGACGGCAGTGCGCAGGCATTGATTGATTTTGCGAGGAAGCTGAGCTTCTGCCGCACGAACTTCCCCAACTTTCTGGAGCAAAGCGGCGAGATCTGGCGGAAAAACTCCCATGCCTGGGATGAAGAGGCGATTCGCCGGTTTGAAGCAGCGATTTACACCTAG
- a CDS encoding glycosyltransferase family 39 protein, translating to MRLKGFYIGRGQRVAALLLLILFGECLWSIAHRPLDANDYRYARCGREMWERPSPVAGYFTTCGNLNGDGTFAYRLAGFPLTAQRLLMLGADHFRKPENKLYANGGLNGTTWETRHELSWVKYLLRLPFCLFAVWLGGGLWWVAKRLFGNEGGALALALYCFCPAIVRYATMPNNEILALWGLYGLVYTAMGVAHALQGPRRKWRPRIVLLTVALGFTAAAHLLASMIGFVAGLVFFFYLAERRRSYVSQIMVFAGLGALAIVFASFGFHPAPFSYVFTGGSGRFWFSLEAVHRFVTTPANAGILIATVVALAIYVTSRSSRYFGNTAPLLMMLALLPLYTTQVVTAPWLWALPFLFTFIGGVFADALETRQRKLFLLLSGAMVVTQAALCWMSMAGVLA from the coding sequence ATGAGACTTAAAGGCTTCTACATTGGGCGCGGACAGAGAGTCGCCGCGCTGTTGCTGCTTATACTCTTCGGCGAGTGCCTTTGGTCGATCGCGCACCGGCCGCTCGACGCCAACGATTACCGCTACGCGCGCTGCGGCCGCGAGATGTGGGAGCGGCCCTCCCCCGTTGCCGGCTACTTCACCACCTGCGGCAACCTGAACGGCGACGGAACCTTCGCCTATCGCCTGGCGGGCTTTCCGCTCACGGCCCAGCGTCTCCTGATGCTGGGGGCCGATCACTTCCGCAAGCCTGAAAACAAGCTCTACGCGAACGGTGGGCTGAACGGGACCACCTGGGAGACGCGGCACGAACTCTCCTGGGTGAAGTATCTGCTGCGGCTCCCGTTCTGCCTGTTTGCGGTGTGGCTTGGCGGGGGACTGTGGTGGGTCGCCAAGCGGCTCTTCGGCAATGAGGGTGGCGCGCTGGCGCTGGCACTCTACTGTTTCTGCCCGGCGATCGTCCGGTACGCGACGATGCCGAACAATGAGATTCTTGCGCTGTGGGGGCTTTATGGGCTCGTCTATACGGCGATGGGCGTAGCTCATGCACTCCAGGGGCCGAGACGGAAGTGGCGTCCCCGGATCGTCCTGCTGACGGTAGCGCTGGGCTTCACGGCTGCGGCGCACCTGCTAGCCAGCATGATTGGGTTTGTCGCCGGTTTGGTATTTTTCTTCTACCTCGCGGAGCGGCGGCGCAGTTATGTATCGCAGATCATGGTCTTCGCGGGGCTGGGTGCGCTGGCGATTGTGTTTGCCTCGTTTGGCTTCCATCCTGCGCCCTTCAGCTACGTCTTTACCGGCGGCAGCGGACGGTTCTGGTTCTCCCTGGAAGCCGTGCACCGCTTCGTAACGACACCGGCCAATGCGGGCATCTTGATTGCCACAGTTGTGGCGCTGGCGATCTATGTGACGTCACGCAGCAGCCGGTACTTCGGCAATACCGCCCCCCTGCTGATGATGCTGGCGCTCCTTCCCCTGTATACGACGCAGGTGGTGACGGCGCCCTGGCTGTGGGCGTTGCCGTTTCTCTTCACCTTTATCGGCGGCGTCTTCGCCGATGCGCTGGAGACGCGGCAGCGCAAGCTGTTTCTGCTGTTGTCGGGAGCAATGGTCGTGACGCAGGCGGCGTTGTGCTGGATGTCGATGGCTGGGGTGTTGGCTTAG